ATTATCAATCATGGATGTTATAGGTAGAAATCTTCTGAGCTAAACTATCAATATTATTATTTAACATTCCTATTGTTTTTGGTTCTAGTCTTGACACAAGATTCGTAATTATTCTTTCAAATAAACCTAATTCTGAAGGGTTTAGATCACCACCAAAATTATACCTATATAGAGAAGTCGAATATATATCTTCAGGAAAACAATCTTTAATGTATTGTTCAGCTGAGTCAGGAGTAGTACAGCTGACAAATAATGCTAACTTTTTTGTTAATAATATATCTTGATTTTGTTGTGAAAATAATTTAAGTTTGTTATCCATTTTCCCCATATAAACCGGACCACCAAGAACAATCCAATCAAAATTATTCACATCAATCTTTGGGTTGTCACAGATATTTGCTAATTCAATATTACCAAGTAATTTTGACTTGAGATAAAGAACTGAATTATGAGTGAAACCATGTCTGCTGGTATATGCTATAAGAATTTTCATTTTTTATTTCCCCTTAAGTAGAGCATTTTCTACGGCTTTTAAAATGGTATTGCTACTATATGTAGCAGAAGCTATGGTGTCAACTTCTAAACTTTGTTCAGATATAATATTCTGAGTGATTTTTTCCGCTTTTGATCCGAGCCCATTATTATGCTTGATTATATCAATTTTAGTGATTTCATGATTTGATACAGTTACTTCAACTTCGACTTCAATAAGTCCATTATTACTATTCCCATGATATGTACCATCATTAACCAAACTCATTGCAACACTATCAACGGGTAAGATATTTGTTGCCATTAATTTATTAACGAAAAATATGCTGAACACAGACAGGAATGCTACACATATGATTAGTGTTATATAGAAACGCTTCTTTCTTCT
This DNA window, taken from Erysipelothrix larvae, encodes the following:
- a CDS encoding FMN-binding protein, producing MATNILPVDSVAMSLVNDGTYHGNSNNGLIEVEVEVTVSNHEITKIDIIKHNNGLGSKAEKITQNIISEQSLEVDTIASATYSSNTILKAVENALLKGK
- a CDS encoding flavodoxin domain-containing protein, translating into MKILIAYTSRHGFTHNSVLYLKSKLLGNIELANICDNPKIDVNNFDWIVLGGPVYMGKMDNKLKLFSQQNQDILLTKKLALFVSCTTPDSAEQYIKDCFPEDIYSTSLYRYNFGGDLNPSELGLFERIITNLVSRLEPKTIGMLNNNIDSLAQKISTYNIHD